The proteins below come from a single Halomonas binhaiensis genomic window:
- a CDS encoding Ig-like domain-containing protein: protein MDIKTTELGGSFSDVPPWVLEGNNLVLEEPSKVLLHLDPDDIQSFTREGDDLIIVTNDGQVITLTDFYVDPGTGPSELYLVDDEGAIVWANLGPAGSDGVVFAEFIPTGETADFAMVAAGGAEDGINPWVVGGAAGLLALVAAAAGGGGGGGGGGGDDDDPTSPNPDTTAPDAPVVNPTNGSTISGTAEPGSTIEVDTDGDGNPDYTATADDDGNWSITPDQPLDDGSEITVTATDPSGNTSDPTTVTVDGIAPDAPVVNPTNGSTISGTAEPGSTIEVDTDGDGNPDYTTTTDDDGNWSITPDEPLDDGSEITVTATDPAGNTSDPTTTTVDGTAPDAPVVDPTNGETIGGTAEPGSTIEVDTDGDGNPDYTTTTDDDGNWSITPDQPLDDGSEITVTATDPAGNTSEPTTSTVDATAPDAPVVDPTNGETIGGTAEPGSTIEVDTDGDGNPDYTATTDDDGNWSVTPDEPLADGTEVTVTATDPAGNTSEPTTSTVDATAPDAPVINPTDGSVINGTAEPGSTVGVDTDGDGNPDYTAPVDDAGNWSVTPDAPLENGTEISATATDPAGNTSDPATATVDTSVVMAPVIITADDDVGAITDPLSSGDSTDDTLPVLNGTAPADSTVTIFQDGTEIGTATADADGNWSFPLDAELAEGDYSFTATATVGGNTSDPSDAFELTVDTTAPNAPAINPTDGTEISGTAETGATVNIDTDGDGTPDLTAEVQPDGTWSATPDAPLADGTELSVTATDPAGNTSDPVSVTVGGGGVGVTAPVIGAITDDEGDITGDLVSGDSTDDTLPVLNGTAPADSTVTIFQDGTEVGTATADADGNWSFPLDAELAEGSYSFTATATVDGTESDPSAAFELTVDLTSPGGADGSDAPTLALPEADDGFINADELADGIQAEVTLTAGTQEGDTVTLTLNDGTTVEYTVTADDVTAGSASMAIPGTLADSDYSATVVISDDAGNISATSDPITFGVDTTAPEAPVINPTDGSELNGTAEPGSTVNIDTDGDGTPDLTTEVDPDGNWSVTPDAPLDGGTEVSATVTDPAGNTSDPVTATVDTSIVMAPVIITADDDVGDITDPLSSGDSTDDTLPVLNGTAPADSTVTIFQDGTEIGTATADADGNWSFPLDAELAEGDYSFTATATDADGNASDPSAAFDLTVDTTAPEAPVINPTDGSEISGTAEPGSTVNVDTDGDGTPDLTAEVDPDGNWSVTPETPLDDGTEISATVTDPAGNTSDPVTATVDGSVVMPPEIGSVTDDVGDVVADLASGDSTDDTLPTLTGTAAADSTVTILQDGTEIGTATADADGNWSFTPDAELAEGTYSFTATTTDADGNVSAESPAFELTIDTTAPDAPVVNPTDGSEISGTAEPGSTVNIDTDGDGTPDLTAEVDPDGNWSVTPDAPLGDGTEISATVTDPAGNTSDPVNVTVGGGGAGVTAPVIGAATDDVGDVVADLASGDSTDDTLPTLNGTADADATITVFQDGTEIGTATADADGNWSFIPDADLAEGTYSFTATATDADGNTSDASAAFELTIDTTAPDAPAINPTDGTEISGTAEAGATVNIDTDGDGTPDLTAEVQPDGTWSVTPDAPLADGAELSVTATDPAGNTSDPVSVTVGGGGVGVTAPVIGAITDDVGDITGDLVSGDSTDDTLPTLTGTAIADATITVFQDGTEIGTATADADGNWSYTPDADLAEGSYSFTATATDADGNTSDASAAFELTVDTTAPEAPVVNPTDGTEISGTAEPGATVNIDTDGDGTPDLTAEVDPDGNWSVTPDAPLGDGTDLSVTVTDPAGNSSDPVNVTVGGGGAGVTAPVIGAAIDDVGDVVADLASGDSTDDTLPTLTGTADADATITILQDGTEVGTATADADGNWSFTPDADLAEGTYSFTATATDADGNTSDASAAFELTVDTTAPDAPVVNPTDGTEVSGTAEPGATVNIDTDGDGTPDLTAEVDPDGNWSVTPDAPLGDGTDLSVTVTDPAGNSSDPVNVTVGGGGTGVTAPVIGAATDDVGDVVADLASGDSTDDTLPTLTGTADADATITIFQDGTEVGTATADADGNWSFTPDADLAEGTYSFTATATDADGNTSDASAAFELTVDTTAPDAPAVDPTDGTAISGTAEAGSTVNIDTDGDGTPDLTAEVQPDGTWSVTPDAPLADGTDLSVTATDPAGNTSDPVNVTVGGGGAGVTAPVIAAATDDVGDVVADLASGDSTDDTLPTLTGTAVADATITIFQDGTEVGTATADADGNWSFTPDADLAEGSYSFTATATDADGNTSDASAAFELTVDTTAPDAPVVDPTDGTAISGTAEAGSTVNIDTDGDGTPDLTAEVQPDGTWSVTPDAPLADGTDLSVTATDPAGNTSDPVNVTVGGGGAGVTAPVIAAATDDVGDVVADLASGDSTDDTLPTLTGTAVADATITIFQDGTEVGTATADADGNWSFTPDADLAEGSYSFTATATDADGNTSDASAAFELTVDTTAPDAPVVDPTDGTAISGTAEAGSTVNIDTDGDGTPDLTADVDADGNWSVTPDAPLADGAELSVTATDPAGNTSGPATVTVGGGGGTVTAPVITAATDDVGSVLDDLASGDSTDDTLPTLTGTADAGATITIFQDGTEIGTATAGAGGNWSFTPDADLAEGSYSFTATATDADGNTSDASAAFELTVDTTAPDAPVVDPTDGTAISGTAEAGSTINIDTDGDGNPDLTADVDADGNWSVTPGTPLAAGIVLAITAMDAAGNISAEASATVGAVSLDTDGDGSTVGITGITEDTGFDANDFFTSDNTLQINGFIDLDDGHDLSVEFNGTTYTEADAEFTVNADGTWVLDLTDTVLDDGQYVATATISNGTDSESITRTITVQSDTSPVVSASSGGLLGLVGVEALGGILDLSTQMFTAYDPTGDLTSIEIEYVALIGVSLNIDTWTASEQLASELGLTFTREVEPGLLGIVGPTARMTITAEDGGTIGNLEINEFLGSVQLASSLLGASLLPTINITATDAEGQTASDSATNLLDLDLLGGAGTSVIEGTAEADTLDGTGGADRLYGYDGDDVLNGGAGNDTLRGGNGNDTLNGGDGNDVLVYDGLGNDTFDGGAGEDTLVLAGAGVELDFVSGAAPEVANVEHLSIGGTGANTVTLDEASVISITDDNNQLYIEGDASDTLNISGATATGNSQTSANGDITYNEYTLGNTTVLVEDQVNVEVA, encoded by the coding sequence ATGGATATCAAAACAACGGAATTAGGTGGAAGCTTCAGCGATGTACCCCCGTGGGTTCTGGAGGGTAACAACCTCGTTTTGGAAGAACCGTCCAAAGTGCTGCTGCACCTGGACCCAGATGATATTCAATCCTTCACTCGCGAAGGCGATGATCTGATCATCGTTACCAATGACGGCCAGGTCATCACACTGACCGACTTCTATGTAGACCCAGGCACAGGCCCCAGCGAGCTGTATCTCGTCGATGACGAAGGTGCCATTGTGTGGGCAAACCTTGGCCCCGCGGGCTCAGACGGTGTCGTCTTTGCCGAATTCATCCCTACTGGCGAAACGGCTGACTTCGCCATGGTAGCGGCGGGTGGCGCCGAGGATGGCATCAATCCCTGGGTAGTGGGTGGCGCAGCCGGATTACTGGCCCTTGTAGCCGCCGCCGCTGGTGGCGGTGGTGGTGGCGGTGGTGGCGGAGGAGATGATGATGACCCCACCTCTCCGAACCCGGACACCACCGCTCCGGACGCCCCTGTCGTCAACCCGACCAATGGCAGCACCATCAGCGGTACCGCCGAGCCAGGCAGCACCATCGAGGTCGATACCGATGGTGACGGCAACCCCGATTACACCGCGACTGCCGACGATGACGGCAACTGGTCCATCACTCCGGATCAGCCTCTCGATGATGGCTCCGAGATCACCGTTACCGCGACCGACCCTTCCGGCAACACCAGCGACCCCACTACCGTCACCGTTGACGGCATCGCTCCGGACGCCCCTGTCGTCAACCCGACCAATGGCAGCACCATCAGCGGTACTGCCGAGCCAGGCAGCACCATCGAGGTCGATACCGATGGTGATGGCAATCCCGATTACACCACGACGACCGATGATGACGGCAACTGGTCCATCACTCCCGATGAGCCACTTGACGATGGCTCCGAGATCACTGTTACCGCAACCGATCCGGCCGGCAACACCAGCGACCCCACGACCACCACGGTTGATGGCACTGCACCGGATGCCCCGGTTGTCGACCCGACCAATGGTGAAACCATCGGCGGTACCGCCGAGCCAGGCAGCACCATCGAGGTCGATACCGATGGTGATGGCAACCCCGATTACACCACGACGACCGATGATGACGGCAACTGGTCCATCACTCCGGATCAGCCTCTCGATGATGGCTCCGAGATCACCGTTACTGCGACTGATCCAGCCGGAAATACCAGCGAGCCCACCACCTCCACCGTCGATGCCACGGCTCCGGATGCTCCGGTCGTCGATCCGACCAATGGTGAAACCATCGGCGGTACCGCCGAGCCAGGCAGCACCATCGAGGTCGATACCGATGGTGACGGCAACCCCGATTACACCGCCACAACTGATGATGACGGCAACTGGTCGGTCACTCCCGATGAGCCCCTTGCCGATGGCACCGAAGTTACCGTTACCGCAACCGATCCGGCTGGCAATACCAGCGAGCCCACCACCTCCACCGTCGATGCCACAGCGCCGGATGCCCCGGTCATCAATCCAACCGATGGCAGCGTGATCAATGGTACTGCCGAGCCGGGCTCCACGGTCGGTGTCGATACCGATGGTGACGGTAACCCTGACTACACTGCACCTGTCGATGATGCAGGCAACTGGTCGGTCACTCCAGATGCCCCGCTGGAAAACGGCACCGAAATCAGCGCCACTGCCACTGACCCGGCGGGCAACACCAGTGATCCGGCCACCGCAACTGTCGACACCTCGGTGGTAATGGCTCCTGTGATCATCACCGCTGACGACGATGTGGGTGCCATCACGGATCCGCTGTCCAGCGGCGACAGCACCGATGACACTCTGCCTGTCCTCAACGGTACGGCACCTGCCGACAGCACCGTGACCATCTTCCAGGATGGCACCGAGATTGGCACAGCGACCGCGGATGCCGATGGCAACTGGAGCTTCCCGCTGGATGCCGAACTGGCCGAAGGCGACTACAGCTTCACCGCCACCGCGACCGTCGGCGGCAACACCTCAGATCCTAGTGACGCCTTCGAGCTGACCGTCGACACGACCGCACCGAATGCCCCGGCTATCAACCCGACTGATGGCACGGAAATCAGCGGGACGGCCGAAACCGGCGCCACCGTCAACATCGATACTGACGGCGACGGCACCCCGGATCTGACAGCTGAAGTGCAGCCGGATGGTACCTGGAGCGCGACGCCGGATGCTCCGCTGGCTGATGGTACCGAACTGAGCGTCACTGCGACTGATCCGGCTGGCAACACCAGCGATCCCGTCAGCGTCACCGTGGGTGGTGGCGGTGTGGGTGTGACTGCCCCAGTCATCGGCGCCATCACGGACGATGAGGGGGATATCACGGGCGACCTCGTCAGCGGCGACAGCACCGATGACACCCTGCCTGTCCTCAACGGCACAGCACCTGCCGACAGCACCGTGACCATCTTCCAGGATGGCACCGAGGTTGGCACTGCGACCGCTGATGCCGATGGCAACTGGAGCTTCCCGCTGGATGCCGAACTGGCTGAAGGCAGCTACAGCTTCACCGCCACCGCGACCGTCGACGGCACCGAGTCCGACCCAAGCGCAGCCTTCGAGCTGACCGTGGACCTCACCAGCCCCGGTGGCGCCGACGGCAGCGATGCCCCGACGCTGGCCCTCCCCGAGGCCGATGATGGCTTTATCAATGCTGACGAGTTGGCCGACGGCATCCAGGCCGAGGTCACTCTGACCGCCGGCACTCAGGAAGGTGATACCGTCACCCTGACCCTCAATGACGGCACCACCGTCGAGTACACCGTGACCGCGGATGACGTGACTGCTGGTTCCGCCAGCATGGCCATTCCCGGCACTCTGGCCGACAGTGACTACAGCGCAACGGTGGTGATCAGTGATGACGCAGGCAATATCTCCGCGACCTCTGACCCCATCACCTTTGGTGTCGATACCACTGCGCCGGAAGCTCCGGTCATCAACCCGACTGATGGCAGCGAACTCAATGGTACTGCCGAGCCAGGTTCCACCGTCAACATTGATACCGATGGCGACGGCACCCCGGACCTGACTACCGAGGTCGATCCCGACGGTAACTGGAGCGTGACCCCTGATGCCCCGCTGGATGGCGGCACCGAAGTCAGCGCCACGGTCACTGACCCGGCGGGTAACACCAGTGATCCTGTCACGGCAACCGTCGACACCTCGATCGTGATGGCCCCTGTGATCATCACGGCTGACGACGATGTGGGTGACATCACGGATCCGTTGTCCAGCGGCGACAGCACCGATGACACCCTGCCTGTCCTCAACGGCACGGCACCTGCCGACAGCACCGTGACCATCTTCCAGGATGGCACCGAGATTGGCACAGCGACCGCGGATGCCGATGGCAACTGGAGCTTCCCGCTGGATGCCGAACTGGCCGAAGGCGACTACAGCTTCACCGCCACCGCGACCGATGCTGACGGTAACGCCTCCGACCCGAGTGCGGCTTTCGATCTGACGGTCGACACCACGGCACCGGAAGCTCCGGTCATCAACCCGACCGATGGCAGCGAAATCAGCGGTACTGCCGAGCCCGGCTCTACGGTCAACGTCGATACCGATGGCGACGGCACCCCGGACCTGACCGCCGAGGTCGACCCCGACGGTAACTGGAGCGTGACCCCGGAAACTCCGCTGGATGACGGCACCGAAATCAGCGCTACCGTCACCGACCCGGCCGGCAACACCAGCGATCCGGTCACCGCGACGGTGGATGGTTCTGTTGTCATGCCGCCGGAAATTGGCTCGGTGACTGATGATGTGGGCGATGTCGTGGCCGATCTGGCCAGCGGTGACAGCACTGATGACACTCTGCCGACTCTGACCGGCACCGCCGCTGCCGACAGCACCGTGACCATCCTTCAGGATGGCACCGAGATTGGCACAGCGACGGCCGATGCCGATGGCAACTGGAGCTTCACCCCGGATGCCGAACTGGCTGAAGGTACCTACAGCTTCACTGCCACCACCACGGATGCCGATGGTAACGTCTCCGCCGAAAGCCCTGCTTTCGAGCTGACCATCGATACCACGGCACCGGATGCCCCGGTCGTCAACCCGACCGATGGCAGCGAAATCAGCGGCACTGCCGAGCCGGGCTCCACGGTCAACATCGATACCGATGGCGACGGTACTCCGGATCTGACTGCCGAGGTCGATCCCGACGGTAACTGGAGCGTGACGCCGGATGCCCCGCTGGGCGATGGCACCGAAATCAGCGCTACTGTCACCGACCCAGCCGGCAACACCAGCGATCCGGTCAACGTCACCGTAGGTGGCGGCGGTGCAGGTGTGACTGCCCCGGTCATCGGCGCCGCGACCGACGATGTGGGTGATGTGGTCGCGGATCTGGCCAGCGGTGACAGCACTGATGACACTCTGCCGACCCTGAACGGTACTGCCGATGCTGACGCGACCATCACTGTCTTCCAAGACGGCACCGAGATTGGCACAGCGACTGCCGATGCGGATGGCAACTGGAGCTTCATCCCGGATGCCGACCTGGCTGAAGGCACCTACAGCTTTACTGCCACCGCGACCGATGCTGACGGCAACACCTCCGATGCGAGTGCTGCTTTCGAGCTGACCATCGACACCACCGCCCCGGATGCCCCAGCCATCAACCCGACCGATGGCACCGAAATCAGCGGCACTGCCGAAGCAGGCGCCACCGTCAATATCGATACTGATGGCGACGGCACCCCGGACCTGACGGCTGAAGTGCAGCCGGATGGTACCTGGAGCGTGACGCCGGATGCTCCGCTGGCCGATGGTGCCGAGCTGAGCGTCACCGCGACCGACCCTGCCGGCAACACCAGCGATCCCGTCAGCGTCACCGTGGGTGGCGGCGGTGTGGGTGTGACCGCTCCGGTCATCGGCGCGATCACGGACGATGTAGGGGATATCACGGGCGACCTCGTCAGCGGCGACAGCACCGATGACACCCTGCCGACTCTGACCGGTACGGCCATTGCCGACGCGACCATCACTGTCTTCCAAGACGGCACCGAGATTGGCACAGCGACTGCCGATGCCGATGGCAACTGGAGCTACACCCCGGATGCCGATCTGGCTGAAGGCAGCTACAGCTTTACTGCCACCGCAACCGATGCTGATGGCAACACGTCCGATGCCAGTGCTGCCTTCGAGCTGACCGTCGATACCACGGCACCGGAAGCTCCGGTCGTCAACCCGACCGATGGCACCGAAATCAGCGGTACGGCCGAACCAGGTGCCACGGTCAACATCGATACCGATGGTGACGGTACCCCGGACCTGACCGCCGAGGTCGACCCCGACGGTAACTGGAGTGTGACGCCGGATGCCCCGCTGGGCGATGGCACCGACTTGAGCGTCACTGTCACTGACCCGGCGGGTAACAGCAGTGACCCGGTCAACGTCACCGTGGGTGGCGGCGGTGCAGGTGTGACGGCTCCGGTCATCGGCGCCGCGATCGACGATGTGGGAGATGTGGTAGCGGATCTGGCCAGCGGTGACAGCACTGACGACACTCTGCCGACCCTCACCGGTACCGCCGATGCCGACGCGACCATTACCATCCTCCAGGATGGCACCGAGGTCGGTACTGCGACCGCCGACGCCGATGGCAACTGGAGCTTCACCCCGGATGCCGATCTGGCGGAAGGTACCTACAGCTTTACTGCCACCGCGACCGATGCTGACGGCAACACCTCCGATGCCAGTGCTGCCTTCGAGCTGACCGTCGATACCACCGCACCGGATGCGCCAGTCGTCAACCCGACCGATGGCACTGAAGTCAGCGGGACGGCCGAACCAGGTGCCACGGTCAACATCGATACCGATGGTGACGGTACCCCGGACCTGACCGCCGAGGTCGACCCCGACGGTAACTGGAGTGTGACGCCGGATGCCCCGCTGGGCGATGGCACCGACCTGAGCGTCACTGTCACTGATCCGGCTGGTAACAGCAGTGATCCGGTCAACGTCACCGTGGGTGGCGGCGGTACTGGCGTTACGGCTCCGGTCATCGGCGCCGCGACCGACGATGTGGGAGATGTGGTAGCGGATCTGGCCAGCGGTGACAGCACTGACGACACTCTGCCGACCCTCACCGGTACGGCTGATGCCGACGCGACTATCACCATCTTCCAGGATGGCACCGAGGTCGGTACCGCGACTGCCGATGCCGATGGCAACTGGAGCTTCACCCCGGATGCCGATCTGGCTGAAGGTACCTACAGCTTTACTGCCACCGCGACCGATGCTGACGGCAACACTTCCGATGCCAGTGCCGCCTTCGAGCTGACCGTCGATACTACGGCACCGGATGCTCCGGCCGTAGATCCGACCGATGGCACTGCCATCAGCGGTACTGCCGAAGCGGGCAGCACTGTCAACATCGATACCGATGGTGACGGTACTCCAGACCTGACGGCTGAAGTGCAACCAGATGGTACCTGGAGCGTGACCCCGGATGCTCCGTTGGCCGATGGCACTGACCTGAGCGTCACCGCCACCGATCCGGCGGGCAACACCAGTGATCCGGTCAACGTCACCGTGGGTGGCGGCGGTGCTGGCGTCACGGCCCCGGTCATCGCTGCGGCGACCGACGATGTCGGCGATGTGGTAGCGGATCTGGCCAGCGGCGACAGTACTGACGACACTCTGCCGACCCTGACCGGTACGGCCGTTGCTGACGCGACCATCACCATCTTCCAGGATGGCACTGAGGTCGGCACCGCGACTGCCGATGCCGATGGCAACTGGAGCTTCACCCCGGATGCCGATCTGGCTGAAGGCAGCTACAGCTTCACTGCCACCGCAACCGATGCTGACGGCAACACTTCTGATGCGAGTGCTGCCTTCGAACTGACCGTCGATACGACCGCCCCGGATGCCCCGGTCGTCGATCCGACCGATGGCACTGCCATCAGCGGTACTGCCGAAGCGGGCAGCACTGTCAACATCGATACTGATGGTGACGGTACTCCAGACCTGACGGCTGAAGTGCAGCCAGATGGTACCTGGAGCGTGACCCCGGATGCTCCGTTGGCCGATGGCACTGACCTGAGCGTCACCGCCACCGATCCGGCGGGCAACACCAGTGATCCGGTCAACGTCACCGTGGGTGGCGGCGGTGCTGGCGTCACGGCCCCGGTCATCGCTGCGGCGACCGACGATGTCGGCGATGTGGTAGCGGATCTGGCCAGCGGTGACAGTACTGACGACACTCTGCCGACCCTGACCGGTACGGCCGTTGCCGACGCGACCATCACCATCTTCCAGGATGGCACTGAGGTCGGCACCGCGACTGCCGATGCCGATGGCAACTGGAGCTTCACCCCGGATGCCGATCTGGCTGAAGGCAGCTACAGCTTCACTGCCACCGCAACCGATGCTGACGGCAACACTTCTGATGCGAGTGCTGCCTTCGAACTGACCGTCGATACGACCGCCCCGGATGCCCCGGTCGTCGATCCGACCGATGGCACTGCCATCAGCGGTACTGCCGAAGCGGGTAGCACCGTCAACATCGATACTGATGGTGACGGTACCCCGGACCTGACGGCTGACGTCGATGCCGATGGCAACTGGAGCGTGACCCCGGATGCCCCGCTGGCCGATGGTGCCGAGTTGAGCGTCACCGCCACCGATCCGGCGGGCAACACCAGCGGTCCGGCTACGGTTACCGTGGGTGGCGGTGGTGGCACCGTTACAGCCCCTGTCATCACTGCCGCAACCGACGATGTGGGTAGTGTCCTGGACGATCTGGCCAGCGGTGACAGCACTGACGACACCCTGCCGACCCTGACCGGTACGGCCGATGCTGGCGCGACCATCACCATCTTCCAGGATGGTACCGAGATCGGTACTGCCACGGCGGGTGCCGGCGGCAACTGGAGCTTCACTCCGGATGCCGATCTGGCCGAAGGCAGCTACAGCTTCACTGCCACCGCAACCGATGCTGACGGCAACACCTCCGATGCGAGTGCTGCCTTCGAACTGACCGTCGATACGACCGCCCCGGATGCCCCGGTCGTCGATCCGACCGATGGCACTGCCATCAGCGGTACCGCCGAAGCAGGCAGCACCATCAACATCGATACCGATGGTGATGGCAACCCGGACCTGACCGCTGACGTCGATGCTGACGGCAACTGGTCGGTCACCCCGGGCACGCCGCTTGCCGCGGGCATCGTCCTGGCCATCACGGCCATGGATGCGGCTGGCAACATCAGCGCGGAAGCTTCAGCGACCGTAGGAGCGGTTTCGCTTGATACGGATGGTGACGGCAGCACGGTCGGAATTACCGGCATCACTGAAGACACTGGCTTCGATGCCAATGACTTCTTCACCTCGGATAACACTCTGCAGATCAATGGCTTCATCGATCTTGATGATGGACATGATCTCAGCGTCGAGTTTAACGGCACGACCTATACCGAGGCTGATGCCGAGTTCACCGTGAACGCGGATGGCACCTGGGTCCTCGACCTGACCGACACCGTCCTGGATGATGGGCAATATGTCGCTACCGCCACCATCAGCAACGGTACTGACAGTGAAAGTATCACCAGAACCATCACGGTGCAGTCCGATACCTCACCAGTGGTATCCGCCAGCAGCGGTGGCCTTTTGGGACTGGTCGGCGTGGAAGCCCTGGGTGGCATTCTCGATCTCAGCACCCAGATGTTCACCGCCTATGATCCGACTGGCGACCTGACCTCCATCGAGATCGAGTACGTCGCTCTGATCGGGGTATCGCTAAATATCGATACCTGGACAGCATCTGAGCAACTGGCATCCGAGCTGGGGCTGACCTTCACCAGGGAGGTCGAACCTGGACTCCTGGGCATCGTTGGCCCGACGGCAAGGATGACGATTACCGCAGAGGACGGCGGTACCATCGGCAACCTGGAGATCAACGAGTTCCTCGGCTCAGTACAGCTCGCGTCGTCGCTGCTCGGAGCCAGTCTCCTACCGACGATCAACATCACGGCCACCGATGCCGAGGGGCAGACAGCGTCAGATTCTGCGACCAACCTGCTCGACCTGGATCTGCTGGGCGGTGCGGGCACCTCGGTGATCGAAGGTACTGCCGAAGCCGATACCCTGGATGGTACAGGTGGGGCTGATCGCCTCTACGGCTACGACGGTGACGACGTTCTCAACGGTGGTGCAGGTAATGACACCCTGCGTGGTGGTAACGGCAACGACACCCTCAACGGCGGAGATGGCAACGATGTCCTGGTCTATGATGGCCTGGGCAACGATACCTTCGACGGCGGAGCTGGAGAGGACACCCTGGTCCTGGCCGGTGCAGGTGTCGAGCTGGACTTCGTCAGCGGTGCAGCCCCCGAAGTGGCCAACGTCGAGCATCTGTCGATCGGTGGTACTGGGGCCAACACTGTCACTCTGGACGAGGCATCAGTGATCTCGATCACCGATGACAATAACCAGCTGTACATCGAGGGTGATGCCAGCGACACGTTGAACATTTCCGGGGCCACGGCAACCGGTAACTCGCAGACGTCTGCCAACGGCGATATCACCTATAACGAGTACACCCTGGGCAACACCACAGTGCTTGTCGAAGACCAAGTCAACGTGGAGGTGGCCTGA
- a CDS encoding glycosyltransferase — MNRRQAHWLVLSDGARPTEDIYFLASVAPWLQERGARITRLDTRTWRHPRWCWPWLRRLMRDAHVIVCRGLSLPWCEVLERERSRLAGVYYVIDDDLSAAVQDHSLPEGYRQRMAAKVEEQKRLLPLVDEVIACSDQLARTFVDRHRHVSILTPGLIATPPSLEHFKAAEWRVGFHGTRAHLKDLEHIIPALASIHEACHQVQFELMLGRFAPPELATLKRVSTPSPLLWKDFLDYQCKHRIHIGLAPLWPTAFNAGKSYIKFLDITLMGGVGIYSQRSPYKDLVSDEVDGLLAEDHSDHWQECMRRLLAFPQDAQRMALAAADKAREECGSETGREFWLKRQVS, encoded by the coding sequence ATGAACAGGAGACAGGCTCACTGGCTAGTGCTCAGCGATGGCGCCAGACCTACGGAAGACATCTATTTTCTTGCTTCTGTTGCGCCCTGGTTGCAGGAACGTGGCGCTCGTATCACGCGCCTGGATACACGAACTTGGCGTCACCCGCGCTGGTGCTGGCCGTGGCTGCGACGGTTGATGCGCGATGCTCATGTCATCGTTTGCCGTGGCCTGTCGCTACCCTGGTGTGAAGTTCTGGAGCGTGAGCGTTCTCGCCTGGCCGGGGTGTATTACGTGATTGACGATGATCTTTCTGCAGCAGTGCAGGATCATTCGCTGCCTGAAGGCTATCGCCAGCGTATGGCTGCCAAGGTGGAGGAACAGAAGCGATTGCTGCCATTGGTTGATGAGGTGATTGCATGCAGCGATCAGCTTGCCAGGACTTTTGTCGATCGGCACCGTCATGTCAGCATCCTGACACCCGGGCTGATTGCGACCCCACCCAGCCTTGAACATTTCAAGGCCGCTGAATGGCGTGTAGGGTTTCATGGTACTCGTGCCCATCTGAAGGATCTCGAGCATATTATCCCGGCACTGGCATCAATCCATGAAGCATGCCATCAAGTGCAGTTCGAGTTGATGCTTGGGCGTTTTGCTCCACCAGAGCTGGCTACCCTGAAGCGGGTGAGCACGCCATCCCCTCTCCTCTGGAAAGACTTCCTGGACTATCAATGCAAGCACCGCATCCATATCGGTCTCGCGCCGCTATGGCCCACCGCGTTCAATGCAGGAAAGTCCTATATCAAGTTCCTGGATATTACGCTGATGGGTGGCGTTGGAATCTACAGCCAACGCTCTCCATACAAGGATCTGGTCAGTGATGAGGTTGATGGGCTGCTGGCGGAAGACCATTCTGATCACTGGCAAGAATGCATGAGACGCCTGCTGGCATTTCCACAAGATGCCCAGCGAATGGCACTGGCCGCAGCGGATAAGGCCAGGGAAGAGTGTGGTTCTGAGACAGGGCGAGAATTCTGGCTGAAGCGTCAGGTATCCTGA